The stretch of DNA CAGCGGCACGGCTGATCGCCTCTGTAATATGAGGGTGGGCATGTCCGGTAATAATCGGGCCGTAAGCTGCCAAATAATCAATGTACTTATTGTTATCCACGTCCCAGAAATGCGCGCCCTGCGCCTTCTTCATAAATACAGGTGCTCCGCCGCCCACAGCTTTGAAAGACCGGGAAGGGCTGTTTACACCGCCTACAATATGTTTAAGAGCTTCTTGATAGAGGTGCTCGGATTGAGCTCGTTTCATGATCCATAACTTCCTTTCCGAATTGGAGTTTCATTTAGAAAAAGAGAAAGGACGGAATGTTAAGTTCCGTCGCTTCTTGACTTGCTTTCAGTTGTTGTGGGTTTTGTTTTGGAGGGGGTATCTTTGCCGCTGTCAGAAGACCCTGCCTGGTCTTTCTGATCTGTGCTGGTGTTCGTGTCCGTGTCCGCACCGGTCGTAGAGTCCTCCTTGTTAAATACATCCTGGACGTATGCTTTAAGTTTATCTTCGTCCTTAATACCAATCACAGCTGCACCGCCCACTGTCTTCTCTTCCAGCAGATCCATAGGCGGGATTTGTTCGCTTCCGCTCATCTGGCTGTTATAGCCTACGTTTGCGAGCTTCCACATGTCATTCACCGACATATTCGTATCGATGTAAGGGTTAACCTTATCCAGAATATCAGGAAGCTTCATGATGGACGTCGTGCTCTTCATTTTATCCGCTACCGCCTTAAGGAATTTACGCTGGCGGTCTGTACGTGCAAAGTCGGACAAAGCATCATGGCGGAACCGTACGTATTGAAGTGCCGTTTTCCCATCAAGATGCTGCATGCCTTTTTTCAAATCGATATCATATTCATGCTTATCCGCTGCGCTTGAGTAGTGCATGTCCTTCTCAACATCAAAGTCCACACCGCCCACAGCGTCAACTAGCGCGATAAAGCCTTGGAAATCCGTATAGACATAATACTGAATCGGGATGCCGAGCAGATCCGATACGCTCTGCATGGCCGTGTTAGGTCCATGGGTAATGGCGGTGTTGATCCGCTCTCTGCCATGCTCAGGGATGTCGACGTAAGTATCACGCATAATAGAGAACAGATAGCCCTTCTTCTTGACAGGATCTATGGACGCTACAAGCATGGTGTCAGAACGTGGGATTTCTCCCTTCTTGAGTCCGCGTGCATCTACCCCCATAAGGAGGATGTTTACACGGTCAGTCCCCTCCCATTTTGGAGGATCCGGCACCTTAGTATCTGTGGGTTGAACCTGATAAAAAGGTGAGTTCTCATCTTTCTTGTGAAGATTATCAAGCTGATTATAGATGGCGATAAAATAATAGGC from Paenibacillus sp. CAA11 encodes:
- a CDS encoding LCP family protein, which produces MTKRTKRTILWSVIGVVVIILAFVAYYFIAIYNQLDNLHKKDENSPFYQVQPTDTKVPDPPKWEGTDRVNILLMGVDARGLKKGEIPRSDTMLVASIDPVKKKGYLFSIMRDTYVDIPEHGRERINTAITHGPNTAMQSVSDLLGIPIQYYVYTDFQGFIALVDAVGGVDFDVEKDMHYSSAADKHEYDIDLKKGMQHLDGKTALQYVRFRHDALSDFARTDRQRKFLKAVADKMKSTTSIMKLPDILDKVNPYIDTNMSVNDMWKLANVGYNSQMSGSEQIPPMDLLEEKTVGGAAVIGIKDEDKLKAYVQDVFNKEDSTTGADTDTNTSTDQKDQAGSSDSGKDTPSKTKPTTTESKSRSDGT